One window of the Nitrospiraceae bacterium genome contains the following:
- a CDS encoding galactose oxidase, protein MRLHLVGWLGSSRTLKIFPSSIAILPAMQHQVIPVILRHVPLVSPLLILLPFFTALCLMVPLVSAQSMPTEPAQGVWHAAKPAPTMRTEVAAAALNGKIYVVGGFEQPAFGNIINLGITPSLQEYDPATDQWTSKAPMPVGLHHVGIGVADGKLFVIGGYRQSGLSVWHPVATVYVYNPATDIWAERAQMPTPRGALSVAQYDGKLYAIGGYDRKANSAAVEVFDPERNAWTVRAPLPTPRDHLAAATVSNTIYAIGGRLHGDYRQNLTVTEVYDPVTDRWSRAADLPTARSGITASSVSNRIYVFGGEQEEGTFRENEAYDPARDAWQTMAPMPTGRHGLGSAVVNDRIYVISGGPTPGGSFSHMNEVFTPPESDTSTLPTP, encoded by the coding sequence GTGCGGCTTCATTTGGTCGGCTGGCTTGGGTCATCACGCACATTGAAGATTTTCCCTTCCTCGATTGCTATACTCCCAGCCATGCAACACCAGGTCATCCCGGTAATCCTGCGCCATGTTCCTTTGGTAAGCCCTCTCCTGATCCTTCTGCCGTTCTTCACGGCACTCTGCCTCATGGTGCCCTTAGTATCTGCTCAATCGATGCCAACGGAGCCGGCTCAGGGAGTATGGCACGCGGCCAAGCCTGCGCCCACGATGCGGACGGAGGTGGCCGCCGCAGCCTTGAACGGCAAAATTTACGTCGTGGGCGGGTTTGAACAGCCCGCCTTCGGCAATATCATCAATCTCGGAATCACGCCGTCCCTCCAGGAATATGACCCGGCCACCGACCAATGGACATCCAAAGCGCCAATGCCGGTGGGCCTGCACCATGTGGGGATCGGAGTGGCAGATGGGAAACTGTTTGTCATTGGGGGGTACCGGCAATCGGGACTCAGCGTCTGGCATCCCGTTGCCACCGTGTATGTCTACAATCCAGCCACGGATATTTGGGCCGAGCGCGCACAGATGCCGACCCCTCGCGGAGCTTTGTCGGTGGCACAGTACGATGGGAAGCTCTATGCCATCGGCGGCTACGACCGAAAGGCCAATAGCGCGGCCGTCGAGGTCTTCGATCCGGAGCGCAATGCCTGGACGGTGCGAGCGCCGTTGCCGACCCCTCGCGATCATCTTGCAGCAGCAACTGTGTCAAATACCATTTACGCTATCGGCGGGCGCCTGCACGGTGACTATCGACAGAATCTCACGGTCACGGAAGTTTACGACCCCGTCACCGACCGCTGGTCGCGGGCCGCAGATCTTCCGACGGCCCGCAGTGGAATCACCGCATCGAGTGTGAGTAACCGGATCTATGTTTTCGGCGGCGAACAGGAGGAGGGAACCTTTCGTGAAAACGAGGCGTATGATCCGGCACGTGATGCCTGGCAGACCATGGCCCCCATGCCGACAGGACGCCACGGCCTCGGGTCGGCGGTCGTGAATGACCGCATTTACGTCATCAGTGGGGGGCCGACTCCGGGAGGTTCCTTTAGTCATATGAACGAGGTGTTTACTCCGCCGGAATCTGACACCTCTACGCTCCCCACGCCATGA